CGCTGCGGCTTGACGTACAGGACACGCTGTTTCTGGCACTCAGTGACCACATCAACTTTGCGATTCAACGTCATAAGAAAGGGCAGACGATCAAGAATCTAATGCTATGGGATATTCGTCAGTTCTATCACAGCGAATTTGCCGTTGGGTTGGACGCGCTGGAGCTGATTCGTGCCAGGCTGGATATCGATTTGCTGGAGGATGAAGCGGGGTTTATTGCGTTACATCTGGCAAATGCGACGAATAACAGCGATATGCAGAGCACGATGCAAAGCGCGGGCATCATTAAAGATATTTTGACCATTCTAAAATACGATCTCCACATCACGTTTGATGAACATTCTCTCAATTATCAGCGCCTGGTGACGCATCTGAAGTTCTTCGCCCTGCGCCTGTTAAACCGGGAAACCGTGAGCCACGGTGATGATTCCATCTATCAGGGGATTACCGAACTGATGCCACGGGCCTACGCCTGCGCGATGAAAGTGTATGATTATGTGGAAAAAAACTACGGCTGCCAGCTAACCACCGATGAAATTATGTTTCTGACCATTCATATCAACCGGTTACAACCCTCTCCCTCTTAATGACATAAGCTATGATGATGGGGATGCCTGTGGTCATTACCCATGCGGAAAGAGCGTCACGGGTAAGACCACCGAGAGTTAACATTTGTGTTACTCTGCTCTGCCTTTACGGTATCTTTTCGTTATGTAACAAAATAAATTAAAAAACTGCTCACTGTTGCTGGCAGGCTTGCAGTCATAATGTTCTTTTTCTCGCTCTTCGTTAGTGAACCGCATGGGGGTCGTTATGTTAGCCTCGTCGCCGACGTTTTTGACGGTAGATGTACGTCGCTCAGGGTTACGCTTTTCCCAGCGAGTCTATATTCCACGCATTGTTGGTACGATACTGTGCGCTCTCTTTATTTCCTCGGTGCTAATTACCCGGCCTGTCCCGACGCTCTTGTGGGTGTTGCTCTTTCTTAATACCTTTATCTGGCCTCACATTGCCTACACGCTGTCCCTGCGGTCACGCGACCCGATGCAGTGCGAGAAGCGTAATTTATTGATTGATGTGGCGTTTGGTGGCATCTGGATTGGGTTTATGGGCGTGAATCTTCTGCCCAGCGCCGTGATTGCGGCAATGGTAGGGATGAACTGTACGGCTGGCGGTGGAGTAAAGCTGCTTGTTCAGGGCATCGTATTACAGTGTGTCGCCTGTGTGCTGGTGCTTGTGCTGTTTTCCGTGCCGGTTTCGCTGGATACGACACCGCTACAGCTTTATGCCTGTCTACCGATGTTGCTGGTCTACCCAATTTTTCTGGGTTATGTCACTTACACTACTGCGCTGAAACTGGCGGAACACAAACGTATGCTGATGGAAGTCAGTATCCATGATGGGATGACCAGCCTTTATAACCGTCACCACTGGGAACGGTTGCTGAAGCACGAATATGATAGTTGTCAGCGCTATAAACATACGGCGACGTTAGTTCTGTTTGATATCGACCATTTTAAAGCCTTTAACGATAACTTTGGGCATAACGTCGGCGATCAGGCGATACAGCTGCTGGCGCGCGAGCTGACATCCGGGTTTCGTGAAACGGATGTGATTGGGCGGTTCGGTGGAGATGAGTTTGCCGTTATTTTACCCCAGACCAGTGCGGGAGAGGCGTTAGACGCGGTGAACCGTGTTCGGGAGAGCCTGTCGCTGAAATTCCTGAACCAAACGCCGCAGCTGGCGGTGTTTGTCAGCGTCGGTATTGCGGAGATTTCACCGGAAATGGGTCAATATATTGACTGGTTAAAGACCGCCGATATGGCACTTTACCGGGCAAAAAACAAAGGCCGCCGCCGAACTGAAGTTGCCTGAAGACACCAGGCTACAGCCTGATAGGTTGTGTATTTACTGCTAATGAAAAAGAAGCCCCTATCGCCATCGTAAGGTGACAGGGGCTTTTTTATTTATAAGAACCAACTCGATTTATACCCTTGTATCTTGAAGTTTAGATATTATTGACAATGTAAGTTTGGCACGGTTCATGTAGCCTGTTTTACTCTGGGGTTTCTAAGCCCGTTATTTAGCTCATTGCGCATGAACCGCGCCACTCATCTGAAACCCGAACAGTTGTTTGACCTCATTTCGTATTTGCAAGGAGGGGTAAAAATGAGTCTGCCAGATTTACTTCACATCGGTATTGATGTTTCCAAAGCCTCCCTCGATATCGCTATGGGTTCTGCATTGCCGCCCTTTTCCGCCAGTAATGACCTCGATGGCTTTGACGCTATTCAGGCTGAACTGGCAAAACATTCAGTTTCTCTTATCCTCATGGAGGCCACCGGCGGACTCGAAGCTCCACTGGCTTGTTCGTTACAAGCTGCTGGTTTTGAGGTCGTCGTTATCAATCCCCGCCAGGCAAGAGACTTCGCTCGCGCCATGGGATATCTGGCTAAAACCGACCGCATTGACGCCAAAGTATTAGCGCAAATGGCTGAGGTCATTGACCGACATCCTGAGCGTGAACGTTTCATTCAACCCCTGCCAGATATTCAACGTCAGGCTCTGGCCGCTCTCGTCACGCGGCGACGTCAACTCGTTACCATGCTTGTGGCAGAGAATAACCGACTTGCTTCGGCTCACCCTCAGTCCCGCAAGAGCATAAAGACGATCATTAATGCCCTGAAACACGAACTCGCTCGAATTGACCACGACATGAACAAACATGTTCAAAGCCATTTCAAAGCGCTTTCTGATTTACTTGGCAGCGTCAAAGGCGTTGGGACGACCACCATCTCTACCCTTCTGGCTGAGTTGCCCGAACTGGGGACACTTTCCCGTCGGCAGATAAGTGCGCTGGTAGGCGTTGCCCCTTTAAACCGGGACTCTGGGAAAATGCGCGGCAAACGGACAATATTTGGCGGAAGAGCCAGCATACGTAGCGTGTTGTATATGGCCGCGCTGGTTGCCACACGTTTTAATCCGGTGATTAAAGATTTTTATACCCGCCTTGTGAACGCGGGTAAGCCGAAAAAAGTCGCGCTTGTCGCGTGTATGCGTAAACTTCTGACTATTCTGAACGCGATGCTCAAAACGGGTCAGGCTTGGGACAACGATTTTCATCGAGCTACCCCATGAAAAAATGTTGTTCAAGACAGTTGCTAAATAATTCGAGTTGCGTGAAGGCGGCAACCGAGCGAATCCCCAGAAGCTTACACAGGTAAGTGACTGGGGTGAGTAAGGGCGGCCAACGCACAAGCAGCTTGAAGTATGACGGGTATATAAGAACCTAATTCGCGTATTAATGAGGTAAGGCTTCTTTGGGATGCAGCCCCAGGTTGCCTGGAGACGGTTCACCTTTCACTTCGCCGAGATACAGACCGATCTGGGCGCGGAATGACTCCACTGCTGCACGATCGCTCATGAATTCAGCAAAAGCCTGTGGACTGGTGTTCTTATATTCCCAGATAGGCTTATAGCCAGCGTGCGGCGTCACGTCAGTACGCACCGACCACATATACCAGACATTGCTCTGCGTCTCTTTATCCAACAGCCAGCTCAGATACAGCTTGGCACTTTCCGGGTGTTTAGCCTGCTTGAAAATGGCTGCGCGCTGCGCCCAGGAAACAAACGGATCGTTTTTTGGCAGCACGAAACGCGAATTGGCGTTTTGATCGGGAGCCAGTGCGCCGTCGGTTGAGAATGTCGCCGCTGACTTACCGCTTTCAACATCGTCAGCCGGAGCCTGCGTACCGCGAACATAAACCGGGTTCTGTTCTTTGAATTTAGCGACATACTCCCAGCCGTATTTATCCACGACCTGCTTAAACCAGAACAGCACGGCATCGTCATCGTTCGGGTAGGTTAAGACAATGCTGCCTTTCAGATCGGGGCGCAGATAGTCATTGGCTTCTGTTGGCCAGGCATGTTCAGCAATCAGCTTGGTATTAACCACGTTGCTGAATGCATCGACAAATACGCCGGTCCAGGCACCGTCTTTATCTTTAAACGCAGGATAGACTTTGTCCCAGCCGATAGGTTTGTAGTTCAGCAACACGCCCTCTTTTTTCCAGCGCGGGTAATCCTGCAACGTCTGAAGCTGTACGACATCGGGTACCAGCGTGTTCGTCGCGAGTTGGTTATCAATACGGGCATCGTGGAATTTACTGTAATCCACAATGACGTTGAGTTTCATTCCCGGAAAGCGTTTTTCAAACGCCTGTTTGATACCATCCTGTTGACCAGGCGTGTCACCCCCCGCATAGACAGTAACAATACCGCCTTCCCGTAACGCATTTTGATACAGCTCGTTAATCGGGCGCTTATCGGCCTCTACTGCCGCATAGCTGGTCGCTGCTGTCGCCATCAGCGCCGTAAATGCGACCACTTGTTTTAATTTAAACATCGATTTCTCCTGAATGAGAGCCGATATCTACCGATGCATCGTTCATCCCCCGTGATTGTTGGCTGGGATAAGAATGTATTAGTGATATCATATGAATGACTATCAAATTATTTAATTTGTTTGATTGTCATTGCCTGCTGACCAATAGCTGATATGCTTGCTATCAGAGGGTTTTTGTATGTTATCCGGTTATGAAAAATATTAAATAAGAAAAAATTGAGATTTTAATTCAAAAAAAATGACTGATAAATTGGCGTGAAAAAAAGCAGAATGACGGGGAATTACAGCAATATTTAGGCCGTTCTACGGCCTAAAATTGAATGGATTCAAACGGCGGGGAGATGACTGTCGAACGGAGCCATCAGCAGGAAAGTGCACTCGGCGCGCTGGTGGCTATTGATTATGGGAACCAGCCGCTGGAAGTGCTCAGTCTGGCAGTGAATATCCAGCGCGGCTTTATCTGGCCAGGTTTCGATAAAGGTGAAATGCCCCGGATCTTTCTGGTTGATAAAAAGCTCATAGGAGAGGCATAACGGCTCCTGTCGGGTTTTCTCCACTAATTCACGGTACAGCGGCATGACGGTTTCAATGTACTCCGGCTTAATAAAATCCTGCGCGATGACTTTAAGCATAAAACGGCTCTCCCTATAGGTGTCTTGTTGATTAGGCGGTTCTGATTAGCCGCGCTGCTGCTTTTCGCTCTGCTCTGCGCCGTTTCCCTGTCGGTAAGCCAGCGATACCATCAGCGATTGCACCAGACACAGCGTGGCGGACTGTGAACGAAACGCATCAACCTGCGCTTCCTTTACCACAAAGCAGACATCGCTGAGCGTCGCCAGCGGGCTGATCTGGCTGTCGGTAATCACGATTTGCCTTGATCCGGCCTTCGCGGCCATCTCACTGACCATCACGGTTTCCTGTGAGTAGGGCGAGAAACTGATGGAAACCACCACATCGCGTGAACTGACACGGCTGAGCTGTTCACGAAACATGCCTCCCAGGCCGTTGACCAGAATGGGGCTGCTTTCCAGATGGCTGAGCGCGTAGGTGAGGTAAGTGGCGACGCTGAACGAGCGCCGTAGCCCGACGATATAGATGGTCTCCGCCTGTGCCAGCAGATCGACGGCTTTTTGCAGATCCTCTTGCGGGGTACGTGCCGCTAATTGCTGCATCGCCTGCGCGTTTGAGCGGGCAAACTCATGCAGAATATCCAACGGCGTTTCTGGCACGGCGTCAGCCTCCATCGCCCGAAACAGCCGCGCCCGGTCGGTATAGCTGGCGGTTTCCTCCACCAGATTCATACGGAACAGCTGTTTCATTTCGTTGAAGCCGCTGAAATCAAAGGCGTTGGCGAAGCGAATCAACGTTGAGGGGGGAACGTCAGCGCGTTCGGCGATCACCGCGACGGTATCGAACGCGATGCTGTTGGTATTATCCAGCACATAGTGCGCCACCTGCTGTAACCGCTTGCTGAGCGAATCATAACGCTCGCGGATCTGTTCCTGTAACTCTCTCAGGCTGGTTGCCATGGGCATATCGGGTTATCTCCCAAAGACGTATAAGAACCTATCCCATTAGGGCGATTTCATGACTGGCGCCTGAAACGGAACGGAAAATTCATTTCTGGATACGGCTGTTTTATCTGTACGACATTTTCGACGGCACGCCTGTATCGATACGACGATTTTCAGAGGCTGCTCGCCTAATACTGGTCACTTAAGCCCGTTATTAGGGGAAACACAGGGGGAGGTTCCCGCAGGGAGGCCTCACCCCTGTGGTCGCCCGTGTATCTCGATGCTTAAACGATCGACGTTAGGCTGCTCGCCTGTCTTTATGGACAGCTGTCTTCAAGTTTACATAAAAATTCGCAGCGGATCACAATAATCAACATTTATTTTATTTTTACGTTAAATGGAATATTCATTTCATATACTGTAATCCGATATCAGCCGTTTGTCTCCTCAAAACCCACAAAGGTGTAAACATGGAAACCGTATCTAACTTCATTCAGGGGGCGATTGCCTCCAGCAACAGCCAACGCTACGCCGCGGTGTATAACCCTGCGACGGGCGAGCAGATTCGCCAGGTTGTGATGTCTGATAAGGCGGAAGTCGAGCAGGCGATTGCCAGCGCGGCGGCGGCATTCCCTGCGTGGTCAAAGCACTCTCCGCTGCGCCGCGCGCGCGTGCTGTTTCGCTTCAAAGCGCTGCTGGAAGAACGCATGGATACGCTGGCTCGGCTGATTTCACAGGAGCACGGCAAGGTCTATTCCGATGCCGTGGGAGAGGTGACGCGCGGTCTGGAAGTCGTTGAATTTGCCTGCGGTATTCCGCATCTGCAAAAAGGCGAACACTCGGCGAATGTCGGCACCGGGGTGGATAGCCATTCGCTCATGCAACCGCTCGGCGTGTGTGTCGGGATTACGCCGTTCAACTTCCCGGCGATGGTGCCCATGTGGATGTTCCCGATTGCGCTGGCGACCGGCAATACCTTTGTGCTGAAACCCTCGGAAAAAGATCCGTCGCTCTCGCTGCTGCTGGCGCAACTGCTGAAAGAAGCGGGCCTGCCGGACGGTGTATTTAACGTCGTTCAGGGTGACAAAGAAGCGGTGGATGTGCTGTTGACCGATCCACGCGTGCAGGCGGTGAGCTTTGTGGGATCGACGCCGGTAGCGGAATACATCTATCAGACGGCATCGGCGCACGGCAAACGCTGTCAGGCGCTGGGCGGGGCGAAAAACCACTGCATTCTGATGCCGGATGCCGACATGGACATGGCCGCCAGCGCGATTATGGGCGCGGCGTTTGGCGCAGCGGGCGAGCGCTGTATGGCGCTGTCTGTGGTGGTGGCCGTTGGCGATGACACGGCGGAAGCGCTGAATCAACGCCTGAATGCGCAGATCAACGCGATGCGCGTTGGCCCAGGTCTGATGGACGGACAGGAAAATGAGATGGGGCCGGTGATCAGCGCAGCGCACCGGGCGAAGATTGCCGACTATATTCAGAGCGGCGTCGATCAGGGCGCGACGCTGCGTATCGATGGCCGCACGCTGTCTATTCAAGGCCATCAGCAGGGCTACTTTATTGGGCCGACGCTGTTCGACAACGTCACGCCAGAGATGAAGATCTATCAGGAAGAGATTTTTGGCCCGGTGCTGTCCGTGGTACGTGTGCAGGATTACCAAACGGCGGTAACGCTGATCAACAACCATGAATATGGCAACGGCACCGCTATTTTTACCCGCGATGGTGAAACGGCACGCCAGTTCTGCGAAGAGGTGCAGGCTGGAATGGTCGGCGTGAACGTACCGATTCCGGTGCCGATGGCGTTCCACAGCTTCGGCGGCTGGAAACGCTCCATTTTCGGGCCGCTTAATGTCCACGGCAACGACGGCGTACGCTTCTACACCCGCATGAAAACCGTCACCAGCCGCTGGCCTGCCAGCGTCCGTCTAGAACACCACACCAGCAGCTTCGTCATGCCCACACTGGAGTGAGGTTTTGACTGCTAACAAGTGATGAATAGAGTGCATCGGTTTTGCGCTTCTGGCGTTAAAAATTATGCTGAGGTAGGGGACACCGCCGAAAGAGCGACAGGGATGTCGCGAAAGCCAGTGCCGCGGAGGGACCGCGTCACTGGCGGTTCGGATGACGGTGACACATACCGAAGGGTCCGCGTAGCGGCATAATTTATCGCCATAAGCCTGGGTTCTCAGGGCGGCGGCGATTGAGCGCCCTGAGTCGGGCGCGTGCTACAACGTAGCATAAGAATGGCTAAATTTTCGCGCACGAAATGCTCGCTGAATATACATAGTTCATTATAGAAATCAGATCCTTATTTAAGGAGTAGATCAATGGATACGTGTCGCATCACCATGGCGCAGGCGCTGGTCAGGTTTCTCAACCAGCAATACATCAGCGTAGACGGTGAAGAATCCCCCTTTGTGCAGGGCGTCATGACCATTTTTGGTCATGGTAATGTGCTTGGCATCGGTCAGGCGCTGGAGCAGGAGGCAAACCGTCTCAGCGTGCATCAGGGGTGCAACGAGCAGGGAATGGCGCATATCGCCGTCGGGTTTGCTAAGCAACACAAACGGCGGAAAATCTATGCGGTGACCTCGTCGGTGGGGCCGGGGGCGGCAAATATGGTGACTGCCGCAGCCACCGCCACCGCCAACCGCATTCCGGTACTGCTATTACCCGGCGATCTCTTCGCTTGCCGCCAGCCGGATCCGGTGTTGCAGCAGGTCGAGCAGTATCACGATCTGTCGATCAGTACCAATGACTGTTTTAAACCCGTTTCTCGCTACTGGGATCGTATTAATCGCCCCGAACAGCTGATGAGCGCGCTGATTAACGCCATGCGTGTGCTGACCGATCCGGCCGATACCGGTGCGGTGACGCTATGTTTACCGCAGGATGTGCAGGCGGAAGTCTGGGATTATCCGGCATCGTTTTTCCGCAAGCGCGTCCATCACCTCGAACGCCGCCCGCCGGATGCGGCACGGCTGGATGAAGCGGCGACGCTGATTGCGAGCAAGCGCCGCCCGATGCTGATTTGCGGCGGCGGTGTTCGTTATTCCGGCGCGCATGATGCACTGGCGCAGTTTGCCGAACAATTTGCTATTCCGTTTGGCGAAACGCAGGCGGGCAAGGGCGCGATTGTATCTTCACATCCGCTGAACTGTGGTGGCATCGGCGTAACGGGCGGGCTGGCGGCGAATCGGCTGGCGCAAGAGGCGGATCTGGTGATCGGCGTCGGGACACGTTTAACCGATTTCACCACGGGTTCCAAGTCGCTATTTCAGAATCCGAACGTCGAATTTTTACTGCTTAATGTGACCGAATTTGATGCGCTAAAACTGGATGCGTTGCCCCTGATCGCGGACGCGCGCGTCGGGCTGGCGGCGTTGGCCGAACGGCTGGCGACGGCATCGTATCGTAGCGACTGGCAGCAGGCCGTTGAACAGGCTCGTGCGGAATGGGAACGCGAGCTACAGCGGCTGTTTACCGTGCAGGGTAAGGGAGAACTGGTACCGGAAGTGGTGGACGGTCTGGAAGACAAGCTGGATGAATATCGCCAGACGCTGAATACCCATCTGACGCAAACGCACGTGCTGGGGATCTTGAATGATGAGCTGGAGGATAACGCGGTTGTGGTTGGCGCGGCGGGCTCGTTGCCGGGCGATCTACAGCGCGTGTGGCATGTGAAAACGCCGGACAGCTACCATCTGGAATATGGCTACTCCTGCATGGGATACGAGATTGCGGCGGCGATTGGCGCACGCCTTGCGGCACCGCAACAGCCCGTCTACGCGATGGTCGGCGACGGTTCCTATCTGATGCTCCACACCGAACTGCAAACGGCGGTACAGGAAGGCATCAAAATCACCGTGCTGCTGTTCGACAACGCGGGCTTCGGCTGCATCAACAACCTGCAAATGAGTCAGGGCATGGGCAGTTTTTGTACGGAAAACCGCTACCGCGATGCAGAGTCGGGGCAACTGCGCGGGGCGCTTATTCCGGTCGATTTTGCCAAGAATGCGGAAAGCTACGGCTGTAAAGCATGGCGAGTGCATGATGAAGCCTCGCTTAAGCAGGCACTGGCGGAATCACGTCAGCATCCGGGGCCAGTATTGCTCGACATCAAGGTACTGCCGAAGACCATGACGCACGGCTATGAATCCTGGTGGCGCACCGGCACGGCGCAGGTTGCGGATAATCCAGAGATTGAGGCTGCCGCTAATAACGTGAAAACTGCGCTCTCCCGCGCCCGCCAGTATTAGATTATTTCTCTTGGCGGCAAACTATGTCGGGTCGTAAGTGAGGTTGGTGTTGTTACCCGGCGTAAGAAATTATGCTGAGGAGATAGCGGGCTTAGGATGAGCGGCATGGATGCCGCAAAAGCCTGCGCCGTGCAGGGAGCACGTCGCAAGCGGTCCGTTAAGCCTGATACCGACGAAGGTATCGCGTAGCGACATCATTTAGCCGGAAGCCAGGGTTCGCAGGGCGGCGGCGACTGAGCGCCCTGCGTCGGGCGCGTGCTACTAAGTAGCATGAGAATAGCGATATTTTTGCGCACGAAACATCACTGAGTCTGCATATAATGTGAGAAGAGAGTCTGTGCAGATGAAGTTTGCGATCTTTCGTGCTTCCTAATATTTCCCCTATATTCCCGAATTAAATTGAAATATTCATTTCATTTTCAAACCGCAGTTTCATTTTTCTCCCGCGGTGCGCCAGCACCTGACCGATTCTCTGATAGTCCTGTATATCCCCACAAACGTTCTCCCACGATATGTGATTGGGGTTGCAGAAAACGGCGAAGATGTCATGAAAATGTTAACTAACACGCAAAAACATAATTTTCAATTTATACAAAACTGAAATAAATGTTTTATTTTAGCTATCAGGATTTGCGGTAAAAAGCGGGTGATGGGGCTGGTGGGAAGAATGCGACTAGCCGTTATCCCGTCACTTTTTCAGTCTGGCATTACACGCCACTCAGGCAGCAAGGGAGCATCTATGTTTAACATCGCTTTACTGGGCGCAGGCCGCATCGGCCAGGTCCATGCAGTGAATATCGCGGCACACAAAGAGACCAACTTATACGCGGTCGTCGATCCCAACCCAACCAATGCCGCAGCGCTGGCCGAACGCTACCATACCAAAGTGCAAACCGTGGATGAAGTCATGAACGATCCGGCAGTGCATGCCGTTCTGATTGCCTCCGCGACTGACACACACGCCGACTTGATTGAGCTGGCCGCCAAACATGGCAAAGCCATTTTCTGTGAAAAACCGGTGCATCTGGATATTGCCCGCGTTCGCGATTGTCTGACCGTCGTCAAACAGCAGAACGTGCCGTTGTTTGTGGGCTTCAACCGCCGCTATGACCCGCAATTCCGCCGCGTCAAAACGCTGGCTGGCGAGGGGCGCATCGGCAAGCCGGAATCTCTCCTGATTATCTCCCGCGATCCGTCGCCGCCGCCTGCTGAGTATGTTCGCGTTTCCGGCGGCATGTTCCGCGACATGACGATTCATGATTTCGATATGGCGCGTTTCATTATGGGCGAAGAGCCGGTGTCGGTCTTTGCGCAAGGCAGCAATCTGGTCGATCCGGCCATTGGTGAGGCGGGCGACATTGATACCGCGTTTATCGTGCTGAAATTTGCCTCTGGCGCGATGGCAACCATCGTCAACAGTCGCCGCTCCGGCTACGGCTACGATCAGCGTCTTGAATTGCATGGCGCGAAAGGTGTGCTCAGCGCGGGCAATATCCGCGAGAACGTGGTCGAGCAGTGGACCGACGACGGTTGTCTGGCAGCGAAACCCGAATATTTCTTCCTGCAACGCTATCACGCGGCCTACGCGGCAGAGTGGCAGCACTTTGTCGATGTGCTGAATGGTCGCACCCAGCCGGAGTGCTCCGGTCTGGACGGTGAGCGTGCGTTGAATCTGGCGGATAAAGCCTTTGAATCCCTGGCTCAAGGCAAGGAGGTCGCCGTGTAACCGTATCGGCACATCGTGTTTTACCTGCTTTCAACCCTACACCCATACCCATAACAGAAGCAGATGAAGAGAAAAGACATATGAAAAAGATCATCAGCGTTTCCGCAATCGCCATCGCACTGGGTCTGTCTGGTCTTGCTCAGGCCCAAAATGAACAAATCGTTTTCAGTACGCC
The genomic region above belongs to Pectobacterium colocasium and contains:
- the licT gene encoding BglG family transcription antiterminator LicT — translated: MIIKKILSNNAVLVLADDRREIVAIGKGVGFGKKVGDPIDQQRIESQFVKKSDGMADVLSQLLADIPPDCLAVTQQIITLAQKTLRLDVQDTLFLALSDHINFAIQRHKKGQTIKNLMLWDIRQFYHSEFAVGLDALELIRARLDIDLLEDEAGFIALHLANATNNSDMQSTMQSAGIIKDILTILKYDLHITFDEHSLNYQRLVTHLKFFALRLLNRETVSHGDDSIYQGITELMPRAYACAMKVYDYVEKNYGCQLTTDEIMFLTIHINRLQPSPS
- the adrA gene encoding diguanylate cyclase AdrA, encoding MLASSPTFLTVDVRRSGLRFSQRVYIPRIVGTILCALFISSVLITRPVPTLLWVLLFLNTFIWPHIAYTLSLRSRDPMQCEKRNLLIDVAFGGIWIGFMGVNLLPSAVIAAMVGMNCTAGGGVKLLVQGIVLQCVACVLVLVLFSVPVSLDTTPLQLYACLPMLLVYPIFLGYVTYTTALKLAEHKRMLMEVSIHDGMTSLYNRHHWERLLKHEYDSCQRYKHTATLVLFDIDHFKAFNDNFGHNVGDQAIQLLARELTSGFRETDVIGRFGGDEFAVILPQTSAGEALDAVNRVRESLSLKFLNQTPQLAVFVSVGIAEISPEMGQYIDWLKTADMALYRAKNKGRRRTEVA
- a CDS encoding IS110 family transposase, translating into MSLPDLLHIGIDVSKASLDIAMGSALPPFSASNDLDGFDAIQAELAKHSVSLILMEATGGLEAPLACSLQAAGFEVVVINPRQARDFARAMGYLAKTDRIDAKVLAQMAEVIDRHPERERFIQPLPDIQRQALAALVTRRRQLVTMLVAENNRLASAHPQSRKSIKTIINALKHELARIDHDMNKHVQSHFKALSDLLGSVKGVGTTTISTLLAELPELGTLSRRQISALVGVAPLNRDSGKMRGKRTIFGGRASIRSVLYMAALVATRFNPVIKDFYTRLVNAGKPKKVALVACMRKLLTILNAMLKTGQAWDNDFHRATP
- a CDS encoding ABC transporter substrate-binding protein — encoded protein: MFKLKQVVAFTALMATAATSYAAVEADKRPINELYQNALREGGIVTVYAGGDTPGQQDGIKQAFEKRFPGMKLNVIVDYSKFHDARIDNQLATNTLVPDVVQLQTLQDYPRWKKEGVLLNYKPIGWDKVYPAFKDKDGAWTGVFVDAFSNVVNTKLIAEHAWPTEANDYLRPDLKGSIVLTYPNDDDAVLFWFKQVVDKYGWEYVAKFKEQNPVYVRGTQAPADDVESGKSAATFSTDGALAPDQNANSRFVLPKNDPFVSWAQRAAIFKQAKHPESAKLYLSWLLDKETQSNVWYMWSVRTDVTPHAGYKPIWEYKNTSPQAFAEFMSDRAAVESFRAQIGLYLGEVKGEPSPGNLGLHPKEALPH
- a CDS encoding putative quinol monooxygenase yields the protein MLKVIAQDFIKPEYIETVMPLYRELVEKTRQEPLCLSYELFINQKDPGHFTFIETWPDKAALDIHCQTEHFQRLVPIINSHQRAECTFLLMAPFDSHLPAV
- a CDS encoding MurR/RpiR family transcriptional regulator translates to MPMATSLRELQEQIRERYDSLSKRLQQVAHYVLDNTNSIAFDTVAVIAERADVPPSTLIRFANAFDFSGFNEMKQLFRMNLVEETASYTDRARLFRAMEADAVPETPLDILHEFARSNAQAMQQLAARTPQEDLQKAVDLLAQAETIYIVGLRRSFSVATYLTYALSHLESSPILVNGLGGMFREQLSRVSSRDVVVSISFSPYSQETVMVSEMAAKAGSRQIVITDSQISPLATLSDVCFVVKEAQVDAFRSQSATLCLVQSLMVSLAYRQGNGAEQSEKQQRG
- a CDS encoding CoA-acylating methylmalonate-semialdehyde dehydrogenase, whose product is METVSNFIQGAIASSNSQRYAAVYNPATGEQIRQVVMSDKAEVEQAIASAAAAFPAWSKHSPLRRARVLFRFKALLEERMDTLARLISQEHGKVYSDAVGEVTRGLEVVEFACGIPHLQKGEHSANVGTGVDSHSLMQPLGVCVGITPFNFPAMVPMWMFPIALATGNTFVLKPSEKDPSLSLLLAQLLKEAGLPDGVFNVVQGDKEAVDVLLTDPRVQAVSFVGSTPVAEYIYQTASAHGKRCQALGGAKNHCILMPDADMDMAASAIMGAAFGAAGERCMALSVVVAVGDDTAEALNQRLNAQINAMRVGPGLMDGQENEMGPVISAAHRAKIADYIQSGVDQGATLRIDGRTLSIQGHQQGYFIGPTLFDNVTPEMKIYQEEIFGPVLSVVRVQDYQTAVTLINNHEYGNGTAIFTRDGETARQFCEEVQAGMVGVNVPIPVPMAFHSFGGWKRSIFGPLNVHGNDGVRFYTRMKTVTSRWPASVRLEHHTSSFVMPTLE
- the iolD gene encoding 3D-(3,5/4)-trihydroxycyclohexane-1,2-dione acylhydrolase (decyclizing) encodes the protein MDTCRITMAQALVRFLNQQYISVDGEESPFVQGVMTIFGHGNVLGIGQALEQEANRLSVHQGCNEQGMAHIAVGFAKQHKRRKIYAVTSSVGPGAANMVTAAATATANRIPVLLLPGDLFACRQPDPVLQQVEQYHDLSISTNDCFKPVSRYWDRINRPEQLMSALINAMRVLTDPADTGAVTLCLPQDVQAEVWDYPASFFRKRVHHLERRPPDAARLDEAATLIASKRRPMLICGGGVRYSGAHDALAQFAEQFAIPFGETQAGKGAIVSSHPLNCGGIGVTGGLAANRLAQEADLVIGVGTRLTDFTTGSKSLFQNPNVEFLLLNVTEFDALKLDALPLIADARVGLAALAERLATASYRSDWQQAVEQARAEWERELQRLFTVQGKGELVPEVVDGLEDKLDEYRQTLNTHLTQTHVLGILNDELEDNAVVVGAAGSLPGDLQRVWHVKTPDSYHLEYGYSCMGYEIAAAIGARLAAPQQPVYAMVGDGSYLMLHTELQTAVQEGIKITVLLFDNAGFGCINNLQMSQGMGSFCTENRYRDAESGQLRGALIPVDFAKNAESYGCKAWRVHDEASLKQALAESRQHPGPVLLDIKVLPKTMTHGYESWWRTGTAQVADNPEIEAAANNVKTALSRARQY
- the iolG gene encoding inositol 2-dehydrogenase, yielding MFNIALLGAGRIGQVHAVNIAAHKETNLYAVVDPNPTNAAALAERYHTKVQTVDEVMNDPAVHAVLIASATDTHADLIELAAKHGKAIFCEKPVHLDIARVRDCLTVVKQQNVPLFVGFNRRYDPQFRRVKTLAGEGRIGKPESLLIISRDPSPPPAEYVRVSGGMFRDMTIHDFDMARFIMGEEPVSVFAQGSNLVDPAIGEAGDIDTAFIVLKFASGAMATIVNSRRSGYGYDQRLELHGAKGVLSAGNIRENVVEQWTDDGCLAAKPEYFFLQRYHAAYAAEWQHFVDVLNGRTQPECSGLDGERALNLADKAFESLAQGKEVAV